In Carya illinoinensis cultivar Pawnee chromosome 16, C.illinoinensisPawnee_v1, whole genome shotgun sequence, a single window of DNA contains:
- the LOC122299664 gene encoding uncharacterized protein At1g01500, which translates to MEGSCKTTLSNGESANHSLQIIRYQPCINLSSPWFDLRVFYVRISHFHVDDSTPEFLSLNHIPLSPDTVLEVNGARSSSYSDGVCSLLRRDRVDKKSEDATFVGTDSIRLTGSVKFEVFDKEDLILSGVLEMSNSNGFMGELINSTKRWNMNCEPVITAGAGFLKGKQLGGPEFSTPTMEVYVAGCFSGTPIILTKTLQLSFRKKHNRNGMLDVIPEHETTESHKNMSPEDLQVAEYRSYRPENENDYNNLTWRTEYIDGEDGELSWFNAGVRVGVGIGLGVCLGIGIGVGLLVRTYQSTTRNFKRRLL; encoded by the exons ATGGAGGGTTCTTGTAAAACAACATTGAGCAATGGTGAATCGGCCAATCATAGCCTTCAAATTATTAGGTACCAACCCTGTATCAATCTATCATCGCCTTGGTTTGATTTGAGAGTCTTCTACGTGAGGATCAGCCATTTCCATGTTGATGATTCAACCCCTGAGTTTCTTAGTCTGAATCATATTCCGCTAAGCCCTGACACCGTTTTGGAAGTCAATGGTGCTAGAAGTAGCAGTTACTCTGATGGAGTCTGTTCCCTTCTTAGAAGGGACCGGGTAGATAAGAAATCAGAAGATGCCACCTTTGTGGGCACAGACAGTATAAGGTTGACAGGGAGTGTGAAATTTGAGGTTTTTGATAAAGAAGATCTCATTCTCTCTGGGGTTTTGGAGATGTCTAATAGCAATGGTTTCATGGGGGAATTGATAAACAGCACCAAACGGTGGAATATGAATTGTGAGCCAGTGATCACCGCCGGCGCTGGATTCTTAAAGGGGAAACAACTAGGTGGCCCTGAGTTTTCGACACCAACAATGGAGGTTTATGTCGCAGGTTGCTTCTCTGGAACACCTATCATCTTAACCAAGACTTTACAACTGAGTTTTCGAAAGAAGCACAACAGGAATGGCATGTTGGATGTGATTCCAGAGCATGAGACTACTGAATCCCACAAAAATATGTCCCCTGAAGATCTGCAG GTGGCAGAATACAGAAGCTACAGaccagaaaatgaaaatgactacAACAACCTGACTTGGAGGACGGAATACATAGATGGTGAAGATGGTGAATTGTCCTGGTTTAATGCTGGTGTGAGAGTTGGTGTTGGGATTGGGCTTGGTGTTTGCCTTGGAATCGGAATCGGAGTTGGGTTGCTAGTCCGTACATACCAATCAACTACACGAAACTTTAAAAGGAGGCTCCTCTGA